Proteins encoded by one window of Vicinamibacteria bacterium:
- a CDS encoding DMT family transporter, with amino-acid sequence MPRKETLSGIGFMVVGVACFATMDAMGKWLVRDYSVFQLLALRSSFVVLILLGVAAVSSGWDLVRTPQPGAHLVRALCGVGAFLFFFTSVRFLPLADAVAVAFGGPFIVTALSVPLLGERVDTRQWIAIAVGFFGMLLVVRPTGEGFRPAALLVIASSFSYAFLMILTRWMSRRSGFRERTSTFLFYTFFVQALAGWTGSMGRLEAMGPFDWLLTAGVGLFALGGHLGITIAFQRAPVSTVAPFEYTALVWATVFGFVVFRDFPSVEVWLGVAIIVAAGLYSVHREKE; translated from the coding sequence GTGCCTCGCAAAGAGACCCTTTCGGGAATTGGCTTCATGGTCGTGGGGGTGGCCTGCTTCGCGACCATGGATGCGATGGGGAAATGGCTCGTCCGCGACTACTCGGTGTTCCAGCTCCTCGCTCTTCGCAGCTCGTTCGTCGTGTTAATCCTGCTCGGCGTCGCAGCCGTTTCGAGCGGTTGGGACCTGGTGCGAACGCCGCAGCCCGGTGCTCACCTGGTCCGGGCCCTGTGCGGCGTCGGCGCGTTCCTGTTCTTCTTCACCTCGGTGCGATTCCTTCCGCTCGCCGACGCGGTGGCCGTCGCCTTCGGTGGGCCATTCATCGTAACCGCCCTTTCCGTTCCGCTCCTGGGGGAACGGGTCGATACCCGGCAGTGGATCGCCATCGCGGTGGGCTTCTTCGGAATGCTGCTCGTCGTTCGGCCCACGGGGGAGGGTTTCCGGCCCGCCGCGCTCCTGGTGATCGCGTCCAGTTTCTCCTATGCCTTCTTGATGATCCTCACGCGCTGGATGTCGAGACGAAGCGGATTTCGCGAGAGGACTAGCACCTTTCTCTTCTATACCTTCTTCGTTCAGGCGCTTGCGGGCTGGACCGGCTCGATGGGTCGGCTCGAAGCCATGGGCCCTTTCGACTGGCTGTTGACGGCGGGTGTCGGCCTCTTTGCCCTCGGAGGACACTTGGGCATCACCATCGCATTCCAGCGCGCCCCGGTCTCCACGGTGGCACCCTTCGAGTATACGGCCCTGGTCTGGGCGACGGTCTTCGGATTCGTCGTCTTTCGCGATTTCCCTAGCGTCGAAGTCTGGTTGGGCGTCGCGATCATCGTTGCCGCCGGCCTCTACTCCGTCCACCGCGAGAAAGAATAG